In a single window of the Mustela nigripes isolate SB6536 chromosome 17, MUSNIG.SB6536, whole genome shotgun sequence genome:
- the CHMP1A gene encoding charged multivesicular body protein 1a isoform X2, giving the protein MASRVDAVASKVQTAVTMKGVTKNMAQVTKALDRALSTMDLQKVSAVMDRFEQQVQNLDVHTSVMEDSMSSATTLTTPQEQVDSLIVQIAEENGLEVLDQLSQLPEGASAVGESSVRSQEDQLSRRLAALRN; this is encoded by the exons ATGGCGTCCCGCGTGGATGCAGTGGCCTCCAAGGTGCAGACGGCCGTGACCATGAAGGGG GTGACCAAGAACATGGCACAGGTGACAAAAGCCCTGGACAGGGCGCTGAGCACCATGGACCTACAGAAGGTCTCTGCGGTGATGGACAGGTTTGAGCAGCAGGTGCAGAACCTCGACGTGCACACCTCG GTGATGGAGGACTCCATGAGCTCGGCCACCACGCTGACCACGCCGCAGGAGCAGGTGGACAGCCTCATCGTGCAGATTGCCGAGGAGAACGGCCTGGAGGTCTTGGACCAGCTCAGCCAGCTGCCTGAGGGCGCATCTGCTGTGGGCGAGAGCTCCGTGCGCAGCCAGGAGGACCAGCTGTCTCGGAG GTTGGCCGCCTTGAGAAACTAG
- the DPEP1 gene encoding dipeptidase 1 has product MPTVWWLWPLVALCSGDQFRGEAEKIMRATPVIDGHNDLPWQLLTMFNNQLQEKAADLTSLAQTHTNIPKLRAGFVGAQFWSAYTPCDTQNKDAVRRILEQIDVIHRMCHMYPETFVCVTNSTGIRQAFQEGRVASLIGVEGGHSIDSSLGVLRALYHLGMRYLTLTHSCNTPWADNWLVDTGEDQAQSQGLSEFGQSVVREMNRLGVIIDLAHVSVATMKAALRLSKAPIIFSHSSAYSLCRHRRNVPDDVLQLVNQTGSLVMVNFYNDYVSCQQQATLSQVADHLDHIKKVAGAGAVGFGGDYDGVSRLPSGLEDVSKYPDLVAELLRRRWTEAEVRGALADNLLRVFEAVEQVSDHAGTPEEVPIPLGELQGSCRTTYGYSEAPSFHPPPGALLASLSTILLGLCLL; this is encoded by the exons ATGCCGACGGTCTGGTGGCTCTGGCCCCTCGTGGCCCTCTGCTCCGGAGACCAGTTCCGGGGTGAGGCTGAGAAGATCATGCGGGCCACACCTGTCATCGACGG GCACAACGACCTTCCATGGCAGCTGCTAACCATGTTCAACAACCAGCTCCAGGAGAAGGCGGCCGACCTGACAAGCCTCGCCCAGACCCACACCAACATCCCCAAGCTCAGGGCTGGTTTTGTGGGGGCCCAG TTCTGGTCTGCATACACCCCCTGCGACACCCAGAACAAGGACGCCGTGAGGAGGATCCTGGAGCAGATCGACGTCATCCACCGCATGTGCCACATGTACCCCGAGACCTTCGTGTGTGTCACCAACAGCACAG GCATCCGGCAGGCCTTCCAGGAGGGGAGGGTAGCCAGTCTCATCGGCGTGGAGGGTGGCCACTCCATTGACAGCAGCCTGGGCGTCCTGCGGGCTCTCTACCACCTGGGCATGCGCTACCTGACCCTCACCCACAGCTGCAACACGCCCTG GGCTGACAACTGGCTCGTGGACACCGGAGAGGATCAGGCCCAGAGCCAAGGCCTGTCAGAGTTTGGCCAG AGCGTGGTGAGGGAAATGAACCGACTGGGTGTCATCATCGACCTGGCCCACGTGTCCGTGGCCACCATGAAGGCTGCCCTGCGTCTGTCCAAGGCTCCCATCATCTTCAGCCACTCCTCAGCCTACAGCCTGTGCAGACACCGGCGCAATGTGCCGGATGACGTGCTCCAGCTGGTG AACCAGACAGGCAGCCTGGTGATGGTGAACTTCTACAACGACTACGTCTCCTGCCAACAGCAGGCCACCCTGTCCCAGGTAGCAG ACCATCTGGACCACATCAAGAAGGTGGCTGGAGCCGGAGCTGTGGGCTTTGGTGGGGACTATGACGGTGTCTCCAG GCTCCCCTCGGGGCTTGAGGACGTGTCCAAGTACCCAGACCTGGTGGCCGAGCTGCTCAGGAGGCGGtggacagaggcagaggtcaggggCGCGCTGGCCGACAACCTGCTCAGGGTCTTTGAGGCCGTGGAACAG GTGAGCGACCACGCGGGAACCCCTGAGGAGGTGCCCATCCCCCTGGGCGAGCTGCAGGGTTCCTGCAGGACGACATACGGCTACTCAGAGGCTCCCAGCTTCCACCCTCCGCCGGGGGCCCTGCTGGCGTCCCTCAGCACCATCCTCCTTGGCCTGTGTCTTCTGTGA
- the CHMP1A gene encoding charged multivesicular body protein 1a isoform X1, with product MDDTLFQLKFTAKQLEKLAKKAEKDSKAEQAKVKKALQQKNVECARVYAENAIRKRNEGVNWLRMASRVDAVASKVQTAVTMKGVTKNMAQVTKALDRALSTMDLQKVSAVMDRFEQQVQNLDVHTSVMEDSMSSATTLTTPQEQVDSLIVQIAEENGLEVLDQLSQLPEGASAVGESSVRSQEDQLSRRLAALRN from the exons ATGGACG ATACCCTGTTCCAGTTGAAG TTCACAGCCAAGCAGCTGGAGAAGCTGGCCAAGAAGGCGGAGAAGGACTCCAAGGCGGAGCAGGCCAAAGTGAAGAAG GCTCTTCAGCAGAAGAACGTGGAGTGTGCCCGTGTGTACGCCGAGAACGCCATCCGGAAGAGGAACGAGGGCGTGAACTGGCTCCGCATGGCGTCCCGCGTGGATGCAGTGGCCTCCAAGGTGCAGACGGCCGTGACCATGAAGGGG GTGACCAAGAACATGGCACAGGTGACAAAAGCCCTGGACAGGGCGCTGAGCACCATGGACCTACAGAAGGTCTCTGCGGTGATGGACAGGTTTGAGCAGCAGGTGCAGAACCTCGACGTGCACACCTCG GTGATGGAGGACTCCATGAGCTCGGCCACCACGCTGACCACGCCGCAGGAGCAGGTGGACAGCCTCATCGTGCAGATTGCCGAGGAGAACGGCCTGGAGGTCTTGGACCAGCTCAGCCAGCTGCCTGAGGGCGCATCTGCTGTGGGCGAGAGCTCCGTGCGCAGCCAGGAGGACCAGCTGTCTCGGAG GTTGGCCGCCTTGAGAAACTAG